A genomic segment from Polyangium mundeleinium encodes:
- a CDS encoding carbonic anhydrase, with amino-acid sequence MEKLIRGLIDFRKNKLPGLAPLFKELAERGQKPDVLFFACADSRVVPNLMVSTDPGDLFVVRSVGNLVAPANAEGISVGDVSEASAIEFSLAKLKIKHIVVCGHSRCGAIEAILNGREHYSSLPNLKAWLAHGEAAFARLVRSPFIKPELSAVDRLSQANVLQQLEHIASYANVRSLVDEGAITLHGWWFDVATGDVHVYDKERGGYILLDEAEAERVLAGQSAFQHS; translated from the coding sequence ATGGAAAAGTTGATCCGCGGCCTCATCGACTTTCGTAAGAACAAGCTCCCCGGGCTGGCTCCGCTCTTCAAGGAACTCGCGGAACGCGGGCAAAAGCCCGACGTCCTCTTCTTCGCGTGCGCGGATAGCCGTGTGGTCCCGAACCTCATGGTGTCCACGGACCCGGGGGATCTCTTCGTGGTCCGGAGCGTCGGCAACCTGGTCGCGCCGGCGAATGCGGAGGGCATCTCGGTCGGCGATGTCTCCGAAGCCTCGGCCATCGAGTTCAGCCTGGCCAAGCTCAAGATCAAGCACATCGTCGTCTGCGGCCATTCCCGCTGCGGCGCCATCGAGGCCATCCTCAACGGACGCGAGCACTACAGCTCTTTGCCGAACCTCAAGGCCTGGCTCGCGCATGGCGAGGCTGCCTTTGCGCGCCTCGTGCGCTCGCCGTTCATCAAGCCCGAGCTGTCGGCCGTCGATCGCCTCTCCCAGGCCAACGTGCTCCAGCAGCTCGAGCACATCGCGAGCTACGCGAACGTCCGCAGTCTCGTGGACGAGGGCGCGATCACCCTGCATGGCTGGTGGTTCGACGTCGCGACCGGCGACGTGCACGTCTATGACAAGGAGCGCGGCGGCTACATCCTGCTCGACGAGGCCGAGGCCGAGCGCGTGCTCGCCGGCCAATCCGCGTTTCAGCATAGCTGA
- a CDS encoding DUF418 domain-containing protein, with amino-acid sequence MAEEQDRTESAPSFTPVTPEERNPLLDVLRGFALLGILVMNMPSFSLPDGIGALDEHYFPRWYDRAAETVASILFAGKANSIFSFLFGLGLTIQMQRAEASGARLTPLYLRRVAVLFLIGAAHAIFLWNGDVLHTYAILGLLLLALRRASDRLVLGLIVFALVAPSLRSVLGLLLHEALPHPRSYWVAVAHEHMRIFSTGTYAEQIAARLDMFADGYGMIRRGHGMIWWYFSVSITMLLGFYAGRKRLLGDIAGNLPRIRKILWTCLGLGIAASVGFSLLIAFRPMPPPEGPTWRGFVIGLLFKVNRPLLCVAYIAAIALLLQTERGKRVLLVFASPGRMPLTNYLTQSLIATTLFYSYGFAWFGKVGPLACLGITMAIFTVQVVWSRLWLARFRYGPLEWLWRAATYGKLPPMRLAQAPAPALVRAATPGS; translated from the coding sequence ATGGCAGAGGAGCAAGACCGGACGGAGAGCGCTCCGTCCTTCACGCCCGTCACCCCGGAGGAGCGCAACCCGCTCCTCGACGTACTCCGCGGCTTCGCCCTGCTCGGCATCCTCGTGATGAACATGCCGAGCTTCAGCCTGCCCGACGGCATTGGCGCGCTCGACGAGCACTATTTCCCGCGCTGGTACGACCGGGCGGCCGAGACCGTGGCGAGCATCCTGTTCGCGGGCAAGGCCAACTCCATCTTCTCGTTCCTGTTCGGCCTCGGGCTGACGATCCAGATGCAGCGCGCGGAGGCGAGCGGCGCGCGGCTCACGCCGCTCTACCTGCGACGTGTTGCCGTGCTTTTCCTGATCGGCGCGGCGCACGCGATCTTCCTCTGGAACGGGGACGTGCTGCATACGTATGCGATCCTCGGGCTCTTGCTGCTCGCCTTGCGTCGCGCCTCCGATCGGCTCGTCCTCGGGCTCATCGTGTTCGCCCTCGTCGCGCCGAGCCTACGCAGCGTGCTCGGGCTCCTCCTTCACGAGGCGCTTCCCCACCCGCGTTCCTACTGGGTTGCCGTCGCGCACGAGCACATGCGGATCTTCTCGACGGGGACGTATGCCGAGCAAATCGCGGCGCGCCTCGACATGTTCGCGGATGGCTACGGCATGATCAGGCGCGGCCACGGGATGATCTGGTGGTATTTCTCGGTGAGCATCACGATGCTGCTCGGGTTTTACGCCGGCAGGAAGCGGCTGCTCGGGGACATCGCGGGAAACCTCCCGCGGATCCGCAAGATCCTCTGGACCTGCCTGGGCCTCGGAATCGCCGCGTCGGTGGGGTTTTCCCTGCTCATCGCGTTTCGACCGATGCCTCCGCCGGAAGGGCCGACCTGGCGTGGCTTCGTCATCGGCCTCCTGTTCAAGGTGAACCGGCCCCTGCTTTGCGTCGCCTACATCGCGGCGATTGCGCTCCTGCTCCAGACGGAGCGCGGCAAACGCGTGCTGCTCGTGTTCGCGAGCCCCGGGCGCATGCCGCTCACGAATTACCTCACGCAGAGCTTGATCGCGACCACGCTGTTTTACAGTTACGGATTCGCGTGGTTCGGGAAGGTCGGGCCGCTCGCCTGCCTCGGTATCACGATGGCCATCTTCACCGTGCAGGTCGTCTGGAGCCGGCTCTGGCTCGCGCGGTTCCGTTATGGCCCGCTCGAGTGGCTGTGGCGCGCCGCGACGTACGGCAAGCTGCCGCCGATGCGCCTCGCGCAGGCCCCGGCGCCCGCGCTCGTCCGCGCAGCGACACCGGGCTCGTAA
- a CDS encoding MFS transporter, which translates to MSPVTPQLRRLYATTLPFGIACGISIGLTAVHLNRVGYSKDSIGFLALFFGAGLVLFALPVGAIIRRFSAERVLAASLVGYAGCLAAFPHAHTFASVAGVRFIDGLFTIGIWVSSETVLLAQARKEHKAYLTTLYAIWLASGYVAGPLMATGMDRFVPATVSFGVAALFALSAGLYVALKMPPAPPVEGASADEEKNGEKSSELSAATILWRIKTSCFASFSYGYFQAAVVIFLPLYLIESKGIPENRTIVLPGLFCLGMMLFSNVAGRIADRVGHLLAVRVLSFLGLLCVLGFVYADNYWLMLAIVFGSGGSFASMSPIALALTGVIVEPRDYGRANSIYNMFYAAGILTGPLVASQIFQRFGGMAMLYHHVAMWGAFVLFTVIFMYDDPAARRRRDPKDADDPDPTGLPGGAAG; encoded by the coding sequence GTGAGTCCTGTCACCCCCCAGCTCCGCCGTCTCTATGCGACCACGTTACCGTTCGGGATTGCGTGCGGCATCTCGATCGGGCTCACGGCGGTGCACCTGAACCGGGTGGGGTACTCGAAGGATTCGATCGGCTTTCTGGCCCTCTTCTTCGGGGCGGGGCTCGTGCTCTTCGCGCTCCCGGTCGGGGCGATCATTCGACGGTTTTCGGCCGAGCGCGTCCTGGCCGCGTCCCTCGTCGGGTACGCGGGCTGCCTCGCCGCCTTCCCGCACGCGCATACCTTCGCCTCGGTCGCGGGCGTCCGCTTCATCGACGGCCTGTTCACGATCGGAATATGGGTCAGCTCCGAGACGGTCCTGCTCGCGCAGGCACGGAAGGAGCACAAGGCCTACCTCACGACCCTTTATGCAATATGGCTCGCGAGCGGATACGTGGCCGGCCCGCTCATGGCGACGGGCATGGACCGGTTCGTCCCGGCGACCGTCTCGTTTGGTGTGGCAGCTCTGTTCGCGCTCAGCGCCGGCCTTTACGTCGCGCTGAAGATGCCGCCGGCACCGCCGGTCGAGGGCGCGAGCGCGGATGAGGAAAAGAACGGCGAAAAGAGCTCGGAGCTCTCGGCCGCTACGATCCTGTGGCGCATCAAGACCTCGTGCTTCGCGTCGTTTTCGTACGGCTACTTCCAGGCGGCGGTGGTGATTTTCCTGCCGCTCTACCTCATCGAGTCGAAGGGGATCCCCGAGAACCGCACGATCGTGCTGCCGGGGCTCTTTTGCCTCGGAATGATGCTCTTCTCGAACGTGGCCGGCCGGATCGCGGACCGCGTGGGGCACCTGCTCGCGGTCCGCGTGCTCTCGTTCCTCGGGCTCCTCTGCGTGCTCGGCTTCGTGTACGCCGACAACTACTGGCTCATGCTCGCCATCGTCTTCGGGTCAGGCGGGTCGTTCGCGTCGATGTCCCCCATCGCGCTGGCCCTCACGGGCGTCATCGTGGAGCCGCGCGATTACGGCCGCGCGAACTCGATTTACAACATGTTTTACGCGGCGGGCATCCTCACGGGCCCGCTCGTGGCGAGCCAGATCTTCCAGCGCTTCGGCGGAATGGCGATGCTTTACCACCACGTGGCGATGTGGGGCGCGTTCGTGCTGTTCACGGTGATCTTCATGTACGACGACCCGGCGGCGCGGCGGCGGCGCGACCCCAAAGACGCTGACGACCCGGACCCGACGGGGCTGCCGGGCGGGGCCGCGGGTTAG
- the lon gene encoding endopeptidase La produces MTTLRDGARVPSSPFPVLPLRNGVLFPGAVIALPIGRERSVALVRTLSKGDVIGVLTQKDRNVGDPSEADLYRLGTFARVVETGRLPSGDMKLVIEGVGRMRLDRIVRRDPFWLVEGEVAAEASESSAEAKLFARALFDQVRELGRGIENSIDPSLAEEDPGLFADRVSALLGLTSDKDMRVLEALDVVERLRIVAGFVIEQKSLSEVKRKIEQDVRREIGNHQREAILREQLRAIKKELGDEGEGDETGKLRERLDKANLPDEVRAVADRELKRLEALSPQQAEYNVIRTYLDWIAELPWTERADAKDDIDAVGKKLDEDHYGLGDVKRRILEHIAVLKLKGTAKGSILCLAGPPGVGKTSIGQSIADATGRPFVRIALGGVRDEAEIRGHRRTYVAALPGRIVHGMKKAKVKNPVVLLDEIDKLAVGWAGNPEAALLEVLDPEQNKTFQDHYLELPFDLSEVLFVCTANDLGTLSAPLRDRLEIIEVPGYTPDEKAQIARRHLIPKQLAAHGIPDGTLTITDDALRAIVRDYTREAGVRQLEREIKKLCRAISLEVARAKDEKPNLHVEESDLGKYLGKVKFFAEVAERTASPGVATGMAWTPVGGDILFIETSRMPGRGRVEITGQLGDVMKESAKAALSYVKSHAAELGVDTAKLEEEDLHIHVPAGAVPKDGPSAGVTMFTALTSLLSSRRVRSDTAMTGECTLRGRVLPVGGIKSKVMAAHRAGIKRVILPQKNARDVEEVPEEVRSSLTFVFAEDMSQVIHAALEEQPAEEETVPLGSDAASAGGGAQAVH; encoded by the coding sequence ATGACGACGCTCCGCGACGGGGCCCGCGTGCCCTCTTCTCCGTTTCCCGTGCTTCCGCTCCGCAACGGGGTGCTCTTTCCCGGCGCGGTGATCGCTCTCCCCATCGGCCGCGAGCGCTCGGTGGCGCTCGTCCGGACGCTGAGCAAAGGGGACGTGATTGGCGTCCTCACGCAAAAAGACCGCAACGTCGGCGACCCGTCCGAGGCTGATCTCTATCGCCTCGGGACGTTCGCCAGGGTCGTGGAGACGGGGAGGCTGCCGAGCGGCGACATGAAGCTCGTCATCGAGGGCGTGGGCCGCATGCGCCTCGATCGAATCGTGCGTCGCGATCCCTTCTGGCTCGTGGAGGGCGAGGTCGCCGCGGAGGCGAGCGAATCGAGCGCGGAGGCCAAGCTCTTCGCCCGCGCGCTCTTCGATCAGGTGCGCGAGCTCGGCCGCGGAATCGAGAATTCGATCGATCCTTCGCTCGCCGAGGAGGATCCGGGTCTGTTCGCGGATCGGGTCTCGGCATTGCTCGGGCTCACGTCGGACAAGGACATGCGCGTGCTCGAAGCGCTCGACGTGGTCGAGCGGCTGCGCATCGTGGCCGGCTTCGTCATCGAGCAGAAATCGCTCTCCGAGGTGAAGCGAAAGATCGAGCAGGACGTGCGCCGCGAGATCGGCAATCACCAGCGCGAGGCGATCCTGCGCGAGCAGCTCCGGGCGATCAAGAAAGAGCTCGGCGACGAGGGCGAAGGCGACGAGACGGGCAAGCTGCGCGAGCGGCTCGACAAGGCGAATTTGCCGGACGAGGTGCGCGCGGTGGCCGATCGCGAGCTCAAGCGGCTCGAAGCGCTCTCGCCGCAGCAGGCCGAATACAACGTGATCCGGACGTACCTCGACTGGATCGCGGAGCTGCCCTGGACCGAGCGCGCGGACGCGAAGGACGACATCGACGCGGTCGGCAAGAAGCTCGACGAGGACCATTACGGGCTCGGCGACGTGAAGCGCCGGATCCTGGAGCACATCGCGGTCCTCAAATTGAAGGGCACGGCGAAGGGGAGCATTCTCTGCCTCGCGGGCCCGCCCGGCGTCGGCAAGACTTCGATCGGGCAATCGATCGCGGACGCGACGGGCCGGCCGTTCGTGCGCATCGCGCTCGGCGGCGTGCGCGACGAGGCGGAGATCCGCGGGCACCGGCGCACGTATGTGGCGGCTTTGCCGGGCCGTATCGTCCACGGGATGAAAAAGGCGAAGGTGAAGAACCCGGTCGTCCTGCTGGACGAGATCGACAAACTCGCGGTGGGCTGGGCCGGAAACCCCGAGGCGGCGTTGCTCGAGGTGCTGGATCCGGAGCAAAACAAGACGTTCCAGGACCATTACCTGGAGCTGCCGTTCGACCTGTCCGAGGTGCTCTTCGTTTGCACGGCGAACGATCTCGGCACGCTGTCGGCGCCGCTCCGCGACCGGCTGGAGATCATCGAGGTGCCCGGGTATACGCCGGACGAGAAGGCGCAGATCGCGCGGCGGCACCTGATTCCGAAGCAGCTCGCGGCGCACGGGATCCCGGACGGCACGTTGACGATCACGGACGACGCGCTCCGGGCCATCGTGCGCGATTACACGCGCGAGGCGGGCGTTCGTCAGCTCGAACGGGAGATCAAGAAGCTTTGCCGGGCGATCTCGCTGGAGGTGGCGCGGGCGAAGGACGAAAAGCCGAACTTGCACGTGGAGGAGAGTGATCTCGGGAAATACCTCGGCAAGGTGAAGTTCTTCGCGGAGGTGGCGGAGCGGACGGCGTCGCCGGGCGTGGCCACCGGAATGGCGTGGACGCCGGTGGGCGGGGACATCCTGTTCATCGAGACGAGCCGGATGCCGGGTCGAGGCCGCGTGGAAATCACGGGGCAGCTCGGCGACGTGATGAAGGAATCAGCGAAGGCCGCGCTTTCCTATGTGAAGAGCCACGCAGCGGAGCTCGGCGTGGATACGGCGAAGCTCGAAGAGGAGGACCTGCACATCCACGTGCCCGCGGGCGCCGTGCCCAAGGACGGGCCGAGCGCGGGCGTGACGATGTTCACGGCGCTGACGTCGCTGCTCTCGTCGCGGCGGGTGCGCAGCGACACGGCGATGACCGGCGAATGCACGCTGCGCGGGCGCGTGCTTCCGGTCGGCGGGATCAAGTCGAAGGTGATGGCGGCGCATCGGGCCGGCATCAAGCGGGTCATCCTCCCGCAAAAGAACGCGCGCGACGTGGAGGAAGTGCCGGAGGAGGTGCGCAGCTCGCTGACGTTCGTGTTCGCCGAGGACATGAGCCAGGTCATCCACGCAGCGCTGGAAGAGCAGCCGGCCGAGGAAGAGACCGTCCCGCTCGGCAGCGACGCGGCGTCGGCCGGCGGCGGCGCGCAAGCGGTTCATTGA